The following are from one region of the Senegalia massiliensis genome:
- a CDS encoding cation diffusion facilitator family transporter, whose translation MDNNYKEVSKTLWIILFANFLVAIIKMIVGNIVMSTSLIADGFHSFADGSSNIAGLIGVKLASKPTDKDHPYGHEKFELISSLVISGMLFFISGNIVMDSFNKLFNPTKLNISIYSIVAIILTLIVNIIVSTLEYKKGKKLNSSILISDSYHTRSDIFVSLGVLITLILINLGLPNIIDPIVSFIVAGFIIKAAIEIFISSSRILVDKKALDTEKVKGIIDKYSEIKGIHKIRSRSTGKKVFLDLHMLLSPDMTIKTSHDLIHNIEKDMKENIDEGIQIIAHFEPYYED comes from the coding sequence ATGGATAATAATTATAAAGAAGTTAGTAAAACACTTTGGATAATATTATTTGCTAATTTCTTAGTTGCAATAATTAAGATGATTGTAGGCAATATAGTTATGAGCACAAGTCTTATAGCAGATGGTTTTCATTCTTTTGCAGATGGATCTTCAAATATAGCAGGATTAATAGGAGTGAAACTTGCATCAAAACCTACAGATAAGGATCATCCTTATGGGCATGAAAAGTTTGAATTAATTTCTTCTTTAGTTATATCAGGTATGTTATTTTTTATATCTGGTAATATAGTTATGGATTCATTTAATAAATTATTTAATCCTACAAAATTAAATATAAGTATATATAGCATAGTAGCTATAATATTAACTCTTATAGTGAATATTATAGTTTCAACTCTTGAATATAAGAAAGGTAAAAAGTTAAATAGTTCAATATTGATTTCAGATTCATATCATACGAGAAGTGATATATTTGTTTCCCTTGGAGTACTTATTACATTAATACTAATAAATTTAGGATTACCTAATATAATAGACCCAATTGTATCATTTATTGTTGCAGGCTTTATAATTAAAGCTGCTATTGAAATCTTTATATCTAGTAGTAGAATATTAGTAGATAAAAAGGCTCTTGATACTGAAAAAGTAAAAGGAATTATAGACAAATATTCAGAGATAAAAGGAATTCATAAAATACGTAGTAGAAGTACTGGAAAAAAAGTTTTTTTAGATTTACATATGTTACTTTCTCCAGATATGACCATAAAAACTTCACATGATTTAATTCATAATATAGAAAAAGATATGAAAGAAAATATTGATGAAGGTATTCAAATAATAGCTCATTTTGAACCCTATTATGAGGATTAA
- a CDS encoding pyridoxal phosphate-dependent aminotransferase codes for MKHKFIAKRYWKDITTPMGQSDVLAASFDDVINLSLGDPDLITDDLIIDNSMKDAKAGHTKYTDFRGDPELRKEIIKTYKKDYNIDFKDEEIMVVASGCLAMYLVLEAIIDDGDEVIIHSPFFTPYPQQVELARGIPVFLDTLEEEDFQINIERLESLITERTKALIINTPNNPTGTCFTRSTLEDIAYIAKKYDLVIISDEIYGAYSYQNPFIPMVTIDDMKERTITINSFSKDYTMTGWRIGHVLAPDYIIKTIQQINENVVFTAPSISQRGAIYALRNREKIQPPMIKEYRDRIFYAYERINKIPNMSVLSPKGTFYLFVNIKETGLSSTEVSDRILKKAHVLVLPGIAFGEAGEGYVRIACTVGIEKLKEAFDRIEKMKLFQN; via the coding sequence ATGAAGCATAAGTTTATTGCAAAAAGATATTGGAAAGATATAACTACTCCTATGGGGCAGTCGGATGTTTTAGCAGCAAGTTTTGATGATGTAATTAATTTAAGTTTGGGAGATCCTGATCTTATTACAGATGACTTAATTATTGATAATTCAATGAAAGATGCTAAAGCAGGTCACACTAAATATACTGATTTTAGAGGTGATCCTGAGCTGAGAAAAGAGATAATAAAAACGTATAAAAAAGATTATAATATTGATTTTAAAGATGAAGAAATAATGGTAGTAGCTAGTGGATGTCTAGCAATGTATCTTGTACTGGAAGCAATAATAGATGATGGAGACGAAGTAATTATACATTCACCTTTTTTTACACCTTATCCACAGCAAGTTGAACTTGCAAGAGGAATTCCTGTATTCTTAGATACTTTAGAAGAAGAAGATTTTCAAATAAATATTGAAAGATTAGAATCTTTAATAACAGAAAGAACTAAGGCTTTGATTATAAATACACCTAATAATCCAACAGGAACATGTTTTACTAGAAGTACACTTGAAGATATAGCATACATAGCTAAAAAATATGATTTAGTTATAATTTCCGATGAAATATATGGAGCATATTCATACCAGAATCCATTTATACCAATGGTTACTATTGATGATATGAAAGAAAGAACAATAACTATAAATAGCTTTTCTAAAGATTATACAATGACAGGTTGGAGGATAGGACATGTACTAGCTCCAGACTATATAATAAAAACTATTCAACAAATAAATGAAAATGTAGTATTTACTGCTCCATCTATATCACAAAGAGGCGCAATATATGCCCTGAGAAATAGAGAAAAAATACAACCTCCTATGATAAAGGAATATCGAGATAGAATTTTTTATGCATATGAAAGAATAAACAAAATACCAAATATGAGTGTATTATCACCAAAAGGTACATTTTATTTATTTGTAAATATTAAAGAAACTGGATTATCTTCTACTGAAGTTAGTGATAGAATTTTAAAAAAAGCTCATGTATTAGTATTGCCTGGAATAGCTTTTGGTGAAGCAGGTGAAGGTTATGTTAGAATAGCTTGTACTGTAGGAATAGAAAAGCTTAAAGAAGCATTTGATAGGATAGAAAAAATGAAACTATTTCAAAATTAA
- a CDS encoding response regulator transcription factor yields the protein MGKILVLEDEESIRKFIKINLKRAGYEVIEAVDGEEALQKSLYESEIDVAILDVMLPGIDGFSVCKQLRKNDKQIGIIMLTARTQEIDKITGLSIGADDYVTKPFSPSELVARVDALYRRVKLLKKNKSDYFMQGPFKIDLKGRQLYKNGKIIELTPIEYDLIYLFLMKPNKALSRNDIIDSVWGKDYFGYYKAVDVNIRRLRKKIEDNPSEPKYIETVWGYGYRWKTN from the coding sequence TTGGGGAAAATATTAGTATTAGAAGATGAAGAAAGTATAAGAAAGTTTATAAAAATTAATCTTAAAAGAGCAGGATATGAAGTAATAGAAGCTGTTGATGGAGAAGAAGCTTTACAAAAGTCATTATATGAAAGTGAAATTGATGTTGCTATTTTAGATGTAATGTTACCTGGAATTGATGGATTTTCAGTTTGTAAACAATTAAGAAAAAATGATAAACAAATTGGAATTATTATGTTAACTGCAAGAACTCAAGAAATAGATAAAATAACTGGTTTATCTATTGGTGCTGATGATTATGTAACTAAGCCTTTTAGTCCTAGTGAATTAGTTGCTCGTGTAGATGCACTATATAGAAGAGTAAAGTTGTTAAAGAAAAATAAATCAGATTATTTTATGCAGGGTCCATTTAAAATAGATTTAAAAGGTAGACAATTATATAAAAATGGTAAGATTATAGAGTTAACTCCTATTGAATATGATTTAATATATTTATTTCTAATGAAACCAAATAAGGCACTTAGTAGAAATGATATAATAGATAGTGTATGGGGAAAAGATTATTTTGGGTATTATAAAGCGGTAGATGTAAATATAAGAAGATTAAGAAAAAAAATAGAAGACAATCCATCTGAACCAAAATATATTGAAACAGTATGGGGATATGGATATAGATGGAAAACAAATTAA
- a CDS encoding putative heavy metal-binding protein encodes MISTTTPTIEGKKIIEYKEIVFGEVISGMDFIKDFAAGLTNFFGGRSKSYEGEMIRAREEAILEMEKRAKQLGANAVVGVDIDYEVLGQSGNMLIVTASGTAVIVE; translated from the coding sequence ATGATTTCTACTACAACACCAACAATTGAAGGTAAGAAAATTATTGAATATAAAGAAATAGTATTTGGTGAAGTTATTTCTGGAATGGATTTTATAAAAGATTTTGCAGCAGGTCTTACGAACTTCTTTGGAGGACGTTCAAAATCATATGAAGGTGAAATGATCAGAGCAAGAGAAGAAGCAATATTAGAAATGGAAAAGAGGGCAAAACAATTAGGAGCAAATGCAGTAGTAGGTGTAGACATAGATTATGAAGTTTTAGGACAAAGTGGTAATATGTTAATTGTTACTGCATCTGGAACAGCAGTTATTGTAGAATAG